The Corynebacterium callunae DSM 20147 genomic sequence GTGCAGACGCAGGACTGGTCGGGAAGAGGTAATGGTAGGGCTTACTGATTCCTTAGAACGGCGCTGGCCGGAGCGTGCTTCATAACGAATGCGAGAGCGGTAGCCATTGTCAGCCAAGGACTCGATATTTGGCGTTTCAGCAGCCAGGCCATCGCGGGCCTCCTGCAAGATCACCATGGCTTCATCCAAAGCTTTGAGCAAAGCGCTGGCATTGCCCTCGCACATGGCGCGGACTAGTCCGGGATCAGTGCCGGCAACGCGGGTGGAATCGCGGTAGCTTCCAGCAGCCAAGGAGAGGGAAAGCGCTCCACCGTTATCGCCCACAATGGCCAAGGTCTCAGCCAAAATATGTGGCAGGTGGGACACTCGGGCTGCAGCAGCATCATGCGGGGTTACGCGCGAAGGCACAACTTCTGCACCAACGGCGAGTGCCATCTGCACGACGTCCTTCCAGATGCCAACCCAGCGGGAGCTAACCTTTTCTCCTTCAAAGAGGTGGTCAAAGGTAACAACCCAGACCGCACGCTTGAAGAGGTCGGTCATGGATGCACCCCAGCCGGACTCAGCGGTGCCGGCCATTGGGTGGGAGCCTACATACTGATCTTGCATATTGCGGGCTTTAATTTCGTTGTAGACGGCGGTTTTTACTGACACCACATCAGTAATTCCATTGTGAGGCGCATGCACCTGTATTTCGTCGAGAAGCGTTGCAACGGCGGTCATGGGAACCGCAAGGACAATGAGGGCGTCTTCGGCGGCGGCGCGCTGGAGCGTTGCCTCGAGGTCGGCGGAGACGTCGAAGCCTTCGCCAACGGCGGAGCGAGCGCCGGAGCGCGAGCGGTTATATCCGAAGACGGGGTGATTGGCAGCATGGAGATCGCGGAGGAGAGATCCTCCGATGAGGCCGAGGCCCAGAATGCAGACGGGCCGTGAAATGTCTTTGGTAGTCACCTGACAAGTGTGGCACATACCTACTACGGTTAGCTCTATGAACACCAAAGAGGACGGCCTGAGCTTCGCAGTCACGGCCACCTTAAATGAAGGCCGTTGGCAGGTTCGAGAGTTTGAGGATAATTTTTCCAAGCTCTCTACCTCTATTAATGCTGTGCGTGCGATGCGCAGTGAGGGACCTGCTTTTGCGTTATTATGCGTTGAAGATGAATATTTTGTGATCGTGCGTCCTACCCCAAGTAGGGTATTTGTTTTTCTTTCCGATGCCACGATGGCGGTTGATGATGATTTTGCCGCCGATGTCATGGATGAGCTGGACGCAGATATCCCTGATCTCGACCCCGCGGAATTAGACGATATTGATCCGTGGCCAGAAGGCGATTTTGATATTCTCGCCGATTTGGGCCTGTCAGAAGAGGTTCTTTCCGTTATTTGCGATGATTTTGATATCACTCCCGCAGAGCAATTGCTGCGCATCGCCGAAGAAATTGGTTTTGATAACCAGCTAGCCCGAGCAGTGGACCTGGATTAATGCCAGCCCTTCCCACACAGGCGCGCGTCCTTGATGATGAGCGCCGGATGCGCCATGCCCTCGACATTGCCCGCCAAACTCCGCCGGGTGATGTGCCGGTGGGTGCGGTGATTTATGCGCCCAGTGGCGAGATCTTGGCAGCCACCACCAACCGCCGCGAAACTGACCGCGATCCCACGGCCCATGCTGAAATTATTGCTTTGCGACGCGCCGCTCGCCGTTTTAATGACGGTTGGCGGTTAACTGACTGCACCCTGGTGGTCACCCTAGAACCTTGCAGCATGTGCGCCGGTGCCCTCGTGGGCGCCCGCATTGGTCGTATTGTTTTTGGTGCCTATGAACCGCGAACCGGGGCCTGTGGCTCCGTTTTTGATGTAGTACGTGATCCCCTGGTGCTACACAAAGTAGAGGTTACTGCGGGAATTCTGGAGGCAGAGTGCGCTGCTTTGATGACCGGCTTTTTTGAAGGCCACAGATAACAAATTCATTAATATTGTATTAAGCTCCGTGAATTTCGGCGTAGGTCGGCCTATGGTGGGGCTTATCAACGCCCCAACTATTTAGGAGATGAGCAATACATGAGCGATTTTTCCAACAAGGCAGAAGAATTTGGTGGCAAGGCCAAGGAATCCTTTGGTGAAGCAACCGACAACGAGTCCCTCGCGGATGAGGGTCGTGCCGACCAGACCAAGGCAAATGTTAAAGATGCCGTAAGTGATGCTGGTGAGAAGGTAAAGGACGCAGCCAATAAGGTTTTGGGTGCTTTCTCCAAAAACGACAAGTAAGTGATTTGTCCGCTACCTTAGCGTTCCGTTAAGCTGGTTCGCGGTGGCGTGTCCGAGCGGCCGAAGGTGTTCGCCTCGAAAGCGAATGTTGGGTAATCCCCAACCGGGGGTTCAAATCCCCCCGCCACCGCCAGTGTAAGAACCGGCTCTTAAGCAGTTTGTAGCTGCTTAAGAGCCGGTTTTTTCGCATTCTTAACCAATAAGTGCGGATGAATTGCTCTACTCTGTGGTCATGAACCTTGCACTTTTCTTTGCGACCGCTGTGACCGCTTTGGTCGGCGTTTCTTTGTTACGAAAACAATCCACAGAGGAGCGGGTGTTTCCGTGGTTTTGGGTGTTCTTTCCTCTGGTAATGATGTCGATTTCCGGAATTTTGATGAAGCCTGAGTCGCGGACTTCTTTCGATTTCGGATGGTCAATGTATGAGCCGTCCATTTACTCCAACGAATTCCAGCCAGATTTCTTCGATCTCTTTAATTCCTCCACAATTTCTTTAGTCACTTATGTTGTCACGCTGCTTGTGGGAGTAATTGGTTCTGTGATCGCGTGGAAGAAGCGTCGGATCTAGGAGATTTTCTCGGATTCACAGCTACCGCAGGTAAGTTAGTGGGGCGTTAAAAAATAGCTCATTCAAGAGGAGAAGCAACCCCGTGGCGAAATTGCTATTCAGGTTGGGGCGATGGTCCTATAATCGCAAGTGGATTGTGATTTCGGCATGGCTACTTATTTTGGCCATTGTTGGTGGTCTGGCCCTGACGATGCAGAAGGGGTTCAGTAACTCTTTCACTATTGAAGACACCCCTTCGATTGATGCCACTGTTTCTCTGGTTGAAAATTTCCCTGATCAGACGAACCCGGTGACGGCCGCCGGCGTGAATGTGGTTTTCCAAGCTCCTGAGGGCAAAACCCTGGATGATCCAGAGATGATGGCTGCCATAGATGCAGTTGTGGATCATATTGAAACTAACCTTGAGGATTTTGGTGGGGGAGAGCGCTTTGGCAATCCAGTCGAAGTTTCCCCACAGCTAGAAGAAACCGTCATCGAGCAAATGACCTCCATGGGTCTGCCTGAGGAAACTGCGATTAAAGATGCAGATAACCTCAAAGTGCTTAGCGACGACAAAACCATCGGCTACACCACCTTCAACATTGATGTTCCGAATCCGGAGTCAGTAGAAGAATCTCACCGCGACACCATCAACGAGGCCCTCGAAATTGGCCGTGACATGGGTATTCGTGTGGAAGCCGGTGGCGCTGCTTTTGGTGACCCCATCGAAATTAAGACCACCAGTGAAATCATCGGCATTGTGGTGGCATTTATCGTGCTGGTCTTTACCTTTGGTTCACTGATCGCAGCTGGCTTGCCTTTGATTACCGCCATTATTGGTGTGGGTATTGGTGCCCTGGCGATTGTTTTGACCACTGCCTTTACCGACCTCAACAATGTCACCCCAGTGTTGGCAGTGATGATTGGCCTGGCTGTTGGTATTGACTACGCCCTCTTTATTCTCTCGCGTTATCGAGCGGAATATAAACGCATGCCTCGCGCTGACGCTGCCGGCATGGCGGTGGGAACCGCTGGTAGTGCCGTGGTTTTTGCTGGCGCTACCGTTATCATCGCGCTGATCGCTTTGGCTATTGCTGACATCGGCTTCCTCACCGCCATGGGCTTTGCCGCAGCTTTTACTGTTTTTGTCTCAGTTCTTATCGCATTGACCTTCATTCCTGCTTTGTTGGGAGTGCTGGGAAGTCGCGCTTTTAAGGGCAAAATTGTAGGTATCGGTGGTAACCCCACTCCCAAGCAGACCTGGGAACAGGCGCTAAATAGGCGTTCCAAGGGTCGCACTTGGGTGAAGTTTGTGCAGAAGGTGCCTGGGCTTGTAGTCGCAGTTGTGGTCTTGGGCTTGGGTGCGCTTTCAGCTCCGGTTTTGAACCTGGAAATGTCTCTGCCTTCAGACTCCACCTCCAATTTGGATACCACCCAGCGTCAATCTGCTGATCTAATGGCAGAGGGCTTTGGAGCTGGCGTTAATGCACCATTCTTGGTGGTAGTTGATGCACATGAGGTTAATGCTGATGCTACGGCCTTGGCTCCGCTAATTGATGCTCAAGATACTGGCGAAGCTGATTTTGATAGGGATCAGGCAGCGCGTTTTGCCACCTACATGTATGTCACCCAGACTTATAACTCCAATGTTGATGTCAAAAATGCGCAGATCATCAGCGTTAATGAGGATTACACCGCAGCCCAGATTCTGGTGAGCCCTTTTACTGGCCCAGCAGATCAGGAAACCACCGAACTGCTGCACGTGCTGCGCACCCAGGAAGCTCAAATTGAAGATGTCACCGGGGCGACGGTGGGAACCACCGGCTTGACCGCCGTGCAGCAAGACATCACCGACCAGCTCGAAAGCGCCATGCCGGTTTACCTGGCCGTGGTGGTTGGTTTGGCTATTTTCTTGCTGATCCTGGTGTTCCGCTCCATCATGGTGCCACTGGTTGCAGGTCTTGGATTCTTGCTTTCCGTGGGTGCCGCCTTCGGCGCCACTATTTTGGTGTGGCAGGAAGGACTGTGGGGCCTGGTGAACACCCCAGCTCCGCTGATTTCCTTCATGCCCATCTTCCTCATCGGTGTGACCTTCGGCTTGGCTATGGATTATCAGGTATTCCTGGTGACACGCATGCGCGAGCACTACACCCATCACCAGGGCAAGGGCGTGCCAAATTCTAAGTACACTCCGGTTGAGCAATCAGTAATTGAGGGCTTTGCCCAAGGTTCTCGAGTGGTCACTGCCGCGGCGCTAATCATGATCGCCGTCTTTATTGCCTTTATTGATCAGCCATTGCCGTTTATTAAGGTCTTTGGTTTTGCGCTGGCCATGGGCGTGTTCTTTGACGCCTTCTTTGTTCGCATGGCATTGGTACCAGCCTCGATGTTCTTGATGGGTCGCGCTACCTGGTGGATGCCACGTTGGTTGGATCGCATCCTGCCTAGCCTGGACGTTGAAGGTACCGCCCTGGAGAAGGAATGGGAGGAGAAGCAGGCGACAAGATAGACTTGGCTACCATGTCAGACCTCTCATTCACCCTTAAAACGAAGCTTGCCGACGACACCCCCGGCAAGCATGGGCGTACCGGAACAATCCATACGCCCCATGGTGATATTCAAACCCCAGCTTTTATTCCAGTGGCCACCAAAGCAACGGTGAAAACCCTTACGCCCTCCCAGATTCGGGAAACTGGAGCGCAGGCAATTTTGTCTAATGCTTATCACCTCTACCTGCAGCCCGGCCCCGATATTGTTGATGAGGCAGGTGGCGTCTCTGAGTTTGAAAGCTGGCACGGACCTACCTACACCGATTCTGGCGGATTCCAGGTGTTGAGCCTGGGCTCTGGCTTCAAGAAGGTTTTGGCCATGGACACCAATAACCTCACCCGCAATGACATTAAGGCTGCTAAGCGCGAGCGCATGGCCTTGGTTGATGATGATGGTGTGGATTTCCGCTCGGTGATCGACGGCTCCAAGCACCGCTTTACTCCTGAAGTATCCATGCAGATCCAGCATCAGCTGGGCGCGGATATTATCTTTGCCTTTGATGAGCTCACCACGCTTATTGATACTTATGACTATCAGGTGGAATCGGTTGAGCGTACTCGTCGCTGGGCAGAGCGCTGCTTATTAGAGCACGAAAGACTCACTCAGGAACGCGTCGAAAAGCCCCTGCAGTCCCTGTGGGGCGTTGTACAGGGCGCCCAATATGAAGACCTACGGCGCCAAGCCGTGCGCGGCTTGCTTGACCTTGACCGCCAGGCTGTCGACGCAGGACGCCGTGGTTTTGGTGGTTTTGGCATTGGTGGTGCCCTGGAGAAGGAAAATCTGGGCACTATTGTTGGGTGGGTTTGTGATGAATTGCCTGATGAGAAGCCTCGTCACCTGTTGGGTATTTCTGAGCCAGATGATCTTTTTGTGGCTATTGAAGCTGGCGCGGACACCTTTGACTGTGTGGCACCTACTCGTTTGGGTCGCCGTGGCGGTGTGTACACCTTGGATGGTCGCGTGAACTTGAAGGGTGCGAAGTTTAAGCGCGATTTCCGTGGCATTGATGAGGAAATTGGCGGCTATGCCAGCGAAAACTTCAGCCGCGCATATATTCACCATTTGCTTAAAGCCAAGGAATTTTTGGCAGGCACTTTGTGTACTATGCACAACCTCTATTTCATGATCACTTTGGTGGATAAAATCCGCGAGAGCATTGACAATGGCACCTACTACGACTTTAAGGCAGAGTTCTTGGGACGTTATTATGCAGCCAAAATTTAAGAGAGCACTCTAAAAAAACTGGGGTACATCACTTCTGTGACGTACCCCAGTTTGGTTTTATTAATTTAGTAGGAATAGCCTTCGCGCTTTTTCACCCACGCGATGACAAAGTAAGTAATTGGCATGAGAATAACCTCAAGCAGGGTCTTCCATAGGAAACCAACAATCACGTAGTTAAGGAAGTCGGCACCGGTGGCAATGCCAATCACCGGCGCTGCAATTGCACAAAAAATCAAAGTATCGGCAAATTCACCCACGATGGTGGAACCGAGCAAACGCGCCCACAGAGACTTCTCTCCGGTGCGTATTTTAATGGAAACCAAGACCTTGGCATTAAGCAGCTGGCCCACAATATAACCAGCCAAAGAAGCCAATACGATTTGGGGAACGAGGCCCAAGGTGGAGCTAAAAGCTTCTTGGCCTTCCCAGAAACTCGCAGCAGGCAGCCAAATGGCGATATAAAAAGAGAAAACCGCAATGATGGTGATGATAAAACCGGTGATGATGGCGCGCCGGGTGGACTTATATCCATAACATTCGGCCAAAACATCACCCAGTACATAAGCAATGGGGAAGAGGAAGAAGGCACCGTCGGTAATCAGCGGGCCGATTTCAACACCTTTGGTGGCGTTGATATTTGAGATCAAAAAGACAGTCACAAAAAGTGCCAGCAATACGGGGTAGAGGCTGGGTTGGATGTGAATGAAGGAGGGATTTGCGGACGCAAGTTCTTTTTTGGAAGTTACGCCCTGCCCAGACGTTGAGGTGTTTTCAGTATTTTGCACGTCAACTACCTTAAAGGGCGCCGGTTAAATTAAAGAATATGGCTAGATGAAAACTCTCTCATTTTTGTTTCATGGAGGTTTCATCAACGCACCTTTAACTAGGAGATGTACCCAGACAGCATCTTCTTGAAAGGTTCGTGAGTTCCATGACTATTGCACTAGAGCGCCCCGTAACAATCAGCCACCACCAGCATGCAGTTCCGCTGCCACCGCGTATCCAAGCCAGCTACACCACGCGCCTGGTGGCAGCGGGCTTCGAAAAGCGCCCTTCTGCTTTTTATCTTGTTCCTGAAGCAAAACCGCAGGTGGGAGATGTGGTGATTGCCAAGGTCACGCGCATCAGCAGCCATAAGCGGATTGAAACGCCAGAGTCTCGCAAGGCCGTGCTTTTTGAGGGCGCGCTGGTGATGTTGGCCTATGGAAATCGCTATGCGGCTGATCAATTTTTGGCGCATGTGCCAGCGGACTTAAGTCCCTGCCATTTGGTGGCGGCTGGCGGAATTGCGGGAGTGGTTACTGAAATCCACGATGACATGGAAGAACCCACCGAAATTGAGCCACTTGGTTTGTTGGCCACTAAGGGAAAAGTGGTTAATCTCCGCGATTTTGCAGCCCATGCAAATCCACTTAAAACTCAAGAGACAACTCGGCGCCCGCAGGTCATCGCGGTCTTGGGTACCTCGATGAACTCTGGAAAATCCACCACGCTAGCGTGCTTGGTTAATGGCTTAAGCGCTGCAGGTCAGCGGGTGGCAGCCGGAA encodes the following:
- a CDS encoding prephenate dehydrogenase, which encodes MTTKDISRPVCILGLGLIGGSLLRDLHAANHPVFGYNRSRSGARSAVGEGFDVSADLEATLQRAAAEDALIVLAVPMTAVATLLDEIQVHAPHNGITDVVSVKTAVYNEIKARNMQDQYVGSHPMAGTAESGWGASMTDLFKRAVWVVTFDHLFEGEKVSSRWVGIWKDVVQMALAVGAEVVPSRVTPHDAAAARVSHLPHILAETLAIVGDNGGALSLSLAAGSYRDSTRVAGTDPGLVRAMCEGNASALLKALDEAMVILQEARDGLAAETPNIESLADNGYRSRIRYEARSGQRRSKESVSPTITSSRPVLRLHPGTPNWEKQLIHAETLGARIEVF
- a CDS encoding tRNA adenosine deaminase-associated protein, with amino-acid sequence MNTKEDGLSFAVTATLNEGRWQVREFEDNFSKLSTSINAVRAMRSEGPAFALLCVEDEYFVIVRPTPSRVFVFLSDATMAVDDDFAADVMDELDADIPDLDPAELDDIDPWPEGDFDILADLGLSEEVLSVICDDFDITPAEQLLRIAEEIGFDNQLARAVDLD
- the tadA gene encoding tRNA adenosine(34) deaminase TadA, producing MPALPTQARVLDDERRMRHALDIARQTPPGDVPVGAVIYAPSGEILAATTNRRETDRDPTAHAEIIALRRAARRFNDGWRLTDCTLVVTLEPCSMCAGALVGARIGRIVFGAYEPRTGACGSVFDVVRDPLVLHKVEVTAGILEAECAALMTGFFEGHR
- a CDS encoding CsbD family protein; amino-acid sequence: MSDFSNKAEEFGGKAKESFGEATDNESLADEGRADQTKANVKDAVSDAGEKVKDAANKVLGAFSKNDK
- a CDS encoding MMPL family transporter, giving the protein MAKLLFRLGRWSYNRKWIVISAWLLILAIVGGLALTMQKGFSNSFTIEDTPSIDATVSLVENFPDQTNPVTAAGVNVVFQAPEGKTLDDPEMMAAIDAVVDHIETNLEDFGGGERFGNPVEVSPQLEETVIEQMTSMGLPEETAIKDADNLKVLSDDKTIGYTTFNIDVPNPESVEESHRDTINEALEIGRDMGIRVEAGGAAFGDPIEIKTTSEIIGIVVAFIVLVFTFGSLIAAGLPLITAIIGVGIGALAIVLTTAFTDLNNVTPVLAVMIGLAVGIDYALFILSRYRAEYKRMPRADAAGMAVGTAGSAVVFAGATVIIALIALAIADIGFLTAMGFAAAFTVFVSVLIALTFIPALLGVLGSRAFKGKIVGIGGNPTPKQTWEQALNRRSKGRTWVKFVQKVPGLVVAVVVLGLGALSAPVLNLEMSLPSDSTSNLDTTQRQSADLMAEGFGAGVNAPFLVVVDAHEVNADATALAPLIDAQDTGEADFDRDQAARFATYMYVTQTYNSNVDVKNAQIISVNEDYTAAQILVSPFTGPADQETTELLHVLRTQEAQIEDVTGATVGTTGLTAVQQDITDQLESAMPVYLAVVVGLAIFLLILVFRSIMVPLVAGLGFLLSVGAAFGATILVWQEGLWGLVNTPAPLISFMPIFLIGVTFGLAMDYQVFLVTRMREHYTHHQGKGVPNSKYTPVEQSVIEGFAQGSRVVTAAALIMIAVFIAFIDQPLPFIKVFGFALAMGVFFDAFFVRMALVPASMFLMGRATWWMPRWLDRILPSLDVEGTALEKEWEEKQATR
- the tgt gene encoding tRNA guanosine(34) transglycosylase Tgt encodes the protein MSDLSFTLKTKLADDTPGKHGRTGTIHTPHGDIQTPAFIPVATKATVKTLTPSQIRETGAQAILSNAYHLYLQPGPDIVDEAGGVSEFESWHGPTYTDSGGFQVLSLGSGFKKVLAMDTNNLTRNDIKAAKRERMALVDDDGVDFRSVIDGSKHRFTPEVSMQIQHQLGADIIFAFDELTTLIDTYDYQVESVERTRRWAERCLLEHERLTQERVEKPLQSLWGVVQGAQYEDLRRQAVRGLLDLDRQAVDAGRRGFGGFGIGGALEKENLGTIVGWVCDELPDEKPRHLLGISEPDDLFVAIEAGADTFDCVAPTRLGRRGGVYTLDGRVNLKGAKFKRDFRGIDEEIGGYASENFSRAYIHHLLKAKEFLAGTLCTMHNLYFMITLVDKIRESIDNGTYYDFKAEFLGRYYAAKI
- a CDS encoding queuosine precursor transporter, translated to MQNTENTSTSGQGVTSKKELASANPSFIHIQPSLYPVLLALFVTVFLISNINATKGVEIGPLITDGAFFLFPIAYVLGDVLAECYGYKSTRRAIITGFIITIIAVFSFYIAIWLPAASFWEGQEAFSSTLGLVPQIVLASLAGYIVGQLLNAKVLVSIKIRTGEKSLWARLLGSTIVGEFADTLIFCAIAAPVIGIATGADFLNYVIVGFLWKTLLEVILMPITYFVIAWVKKREGYSY
- a CDS encoding P-loop NTPase family protein, with the translated sequence MTIALERPVTISHHQHAVPLPPRIQASYTTRLVAAGFEKRPSAFYLVPEAKPQVGDVVIAKVTRISSHKRIETPESRKAVLFEGALVMLAYGNRYAADQFLAHVPADLSPCHLVAAGGIAGVVTEIHDDMEEPTEIEPLGLLATKGKVVNLRDFAAHANPLKTQETTRRPQVIAVLGTSMNSGKSTTLACLVNGLSAAGQRVAAGKITGTGAGNDRMLYHDAGAAQVIDFTDFGYPTTFKLNFAEIRALSLNMINVLAASGSDTVIVEIADGIYQGETARLLRDSSFQDSVDHVVFAAVDALGAHAGVQELQAAGLNVAVASGVMTASPLATAEAAAVLEVPVVPTFDLTKPEVSQQLLAS